From Rutidosis leptorrhynchoides isolate AG116_Rl617_1_P2 chromosome 3, CSIRO_AGI_Rlap_v1, whole genome shotgun sequence, a single genomic window includes:
- the LOC139896449 gene encoding uncharacterized protein, whose protein sequence is MDGASTSSFPVRYKQFSLDIKGSKIDVVICSHDDQFMVIATQIGTLGTILHARKEEGMLNNPTFNVSVIFGKRDEPMLLACARQLIEHISNSGSTKPLTLSLGLKDHSTETLKGIVSAVIENRLW, encoded by the exons ATGGATGGTGCTTCAACCTCTTCTTTCCCAGTTCGTTATAAGCAATTCTCACTCGATATAAAG GGAAGTAAAATTGACGTAGTCATATGCAGCCATGATGATCAATTCATG GTTATTGCTACTCAAATCGGGACTTTGGGAACCATATTGCATGCTAG AAAGGAAGAAGGGATGTTGAATAACCCTACATTTAATGTATCAGTGATATTTGGTAAACGAGATGAG CCAATGTTACTGGCATGTGCTCGACAGCTTATAGAACATATAAG CAATTCTGGGTCTACGAAACCACTGACACTCTCGCTTGGTCTCAAGGACCATTCAACG GAAACTCTCAAAGGAATTGTTTCTGCTGTAATTGAGAACAGATTGTGGTAG